Proteins encoded in a region of the Diospyros lotus cultivar Yz01 chromosome 9, ASM1463336v1, whole genome shotgun sequence genome:
- the LOC127810640 gene encoding thioredoxin-like protein YLS8, with the protein MSYLLPHLHSGWAVDQAILAEEERLVIIRFGHDWDETCMQMDEVLASVAETIKNFAVIYLVDITEVPDFNTMYELYDPSTVMFFFRNKHIMIDLGTGNNNKINWALKDKQEFIDIVETVYRGARKGRGLVIAPKDYSTKYRY; encoded by the exons ATGTCGTACTTGCTGCCGCATCTGCACTCTGGATGGGCGGTGGATCAGGCGATCCTGGCCGAGGAAGAACGCCTCGTCATCATCCGATTTGGTCACGACTGGGACGAAACTTGCATGCAG ATGGACGAGGTGCTGGCCTCTGTTGCTGAGACGATAAAGAACTTTGCCGTGATTTACTTGGTGGACATCACAGAGGTCCCGGACTTCAACACCATGTATGAGCTGTACGACCCTTCCACCGTCATGTTCTTCTTCAGGAACAAACACATTATGATCGATCTTGGCACGGGGAACAACAATAAGATCAATTGGGCACTGAAGGACAAACAGGAGTTCATCGACATTGTTGAAACTGTGTATCGCGGTGCAAGAAAGGGACGCGGGCTTGTAATTGCTCCCAAAGACTACTCCACTAAATACCGATATTAA